Proteins encoded within one genomic window of Methanosarcina barkeri str. Wiesmoor:
- a CDS encoding VOC family protein yields the protein MTIYRSIAKIGFCDTMKILQTLSRLYINDLNSALEFYEELLGSPAAMRFEIPQIGLELAQIDNILLIAGSDEALKPFRSTQATFLIDSLDEFKAHLEEKGAEILRGPNKVPTGRNMTVKNPDGSVIEYVEHSKNN from the coding sequence ATGACGATTTATAGAAGTATAGCAAAAATAGGTTTCTGTGATACAATGAAAATCCTTCAAACCCTCTCCCGCCTCTACATAAACGACCTCAACTCAGCCCTCGAATTCTATGAAGAACTCCTCGGCTCCCCCGCAGCCATGCGCTTTGAAATACCACAAATCGGCCTGGAACTGGCTCAAATAGATAATATTTTACTAATAGCCGGCTCGGATGAAGCCCTAAAACCTTTCAGAAGCACGCAGGCTACTTTTCTTATCGATTCTCTTGATGAATTCAAGGCTCATCTGGAAGAAAAAGGTGCAGAAATTCTCCGGGGCCCAAATAAGGTCCCAACCGGCAGGAACATGACAGTAAAAAATCCCGACGGCTCGGTAATAGAATACGTGGAACACTCAAAAAATAACTGA
- a CDS encoding MarR family transcriptional regulator produces MNLRFYILCTTALLALVVTPTSGVPFLADSNITATIHGATYAWDTLEPLNDTVICINSNPPQSVLAKDGNYSFELGPGDYLITARYYRNSTIVYSKETTLKIEEEGNYVFDLLLYPVSENPVKEITENEISNVNNVDPTEKTRTGFFTVSYLPVALMVLFLLGGGYKLSRKQKKMKINRYQERRFYTSGFLANTLAKIPGSGVKQGSENIRDAVPAKELIIEPGEQGIEVPDNSKIEPADLSKFPLTKDLPLTKDLREILDVIRGHRGRITQKDLRSRLEYSEVKVSLMLSELEKRGLIKKFKHGRENIVILIDENYR; encoded by the coding sequence ATGAACTTGAGGTTTTACATTCTGTGCACTACTGCCTTACTTGCTTTAGTGGTAACTCCCACTTCAGGGGTACCTTTCTTAGCAGACAGCAACATCACTGCAACAATCCACGGGGCAACATATGCATGGGATACCCTTGAACCCCTAAATGATACAGTGATTTGTATCAATTCCAATCCTCCTCAATCAGTGCTGGCAAAAGATGGCAATTATTCTTTTGAACTCGGACCTGGAGACTACCTTATTACAGCCAGGTATTACCGGAACAGCACTATTGTCTATTCAAAAGAAACAACTTTGAAGATTGAAGAGGAAGGAAACTATGTCTTCGATCTCCTGCTTTATCCAGTCTCCGAAAATCCCGTAAAGGAAATAACCGAAAACGAAATAAGTAATGTCAATAACGTCGATCCCACCGAAAAAACCAGGACTGGCTTTTTTACTGTAAGCTACCTTCCGGTAGCCCTCATGGTTCTTTTTCTGCTCGGCGGAGGTTATAAACTTTCCAGAAAGCAGAAAAAGATGAAAATAAACAGGTATCAGGAAAGGAGGTTCTATACATCCGGGTTTCTGGCAAATACCCTCGCTAAAATTCCTGGTTCTGGTGTAAAGCAGGGGTCTGAAAACATCCGAGATGCAGTTCCAGCAAAAGAGTTGATAATAGAGCCTGGAGAACAAGGGATAGAAGTACCAGATAATTCCAAGATTGAGCCTGCTGATTTAAGTAAATTCCCTCTCACGAAGGATCTTCCGCTTACTAAGGATCTTCGAGAAATCCTGGATGTGATTCGGGGCCACAGGGGTAGAATTACGCAAAAGGATCTGCGCAGCAGGCTGGAGTATTCCGAAGTAAAAGTCAGCCTCATGCTTTCAGAACTGGAAAAGAGAGGACTGATTAAGAAGTTCAAGCACGGGCGTGAGAATATTGTGATTTTAATAGATGAGAATTACAGGTGA
- a CDS encoding CxxC-x17-CxxC domain-containing protein codes for MSFNDRGNSFRGRDSNRGNRDNNRGGFRGGNSGPREMYPAVCSDCGAETQVPFKPAEGRPVYCRDCLPNHRKF; via the coding sequence ATGAGTTTTAATGACAGAGGGAACTCTTTCAGGGGAAGAGATAGCAACCGGGGAAATAGAGACAACAATCGCGGAGGTTTCAGAGGTGGCAACAGCGGCCCCAGAGAAATGTACCCTGCAGTTTGTTCTGACTGTGGTGCAGAGACCCAGGTTCCATTCAAGCCAGCTGAAGGAAGACCGGTTTACTGCAGAGACTGCCTACCAAACCACAGGAAGTTCTAA
- a CDS encoding DUF2225 domain-containing protein has protein sequence MDNDVIEELREIVLESLQSEEGNLNKAVDLAINFSRENSISFDQLLDLSTLCESEGSYELVYIFAKTAASLSTGPEKAVAHYNAGTASYFLNLPMEAEEQYKLALEADPNDASTHSNYGILLKQMGSFGDAEKQYKLALEADPSHVSTHSNYGNLLSDMGCHEEAEEQYKLALEADSKHVNTHSNYGNLLQKMGRRDEAEEQYKLALKADPNHLNTHSNYGNLLMDMGSLEEAEEQYKLVLKADPKNVNTRSNYGNLLSDMGSLEEAEVQYKLVLEADPKNVNTRSNYGNLLLDMERLEEAEEQYKLALEADPKNVNTHSNYGNLLSDVGRLEEAEEQYKLALEADPKHVNTHSNYGILLQKMGRIEESKQRYEKALEMRQKLFNKDPENVAYQSDVAMTLNNLGALLSDMGHIEEAKQKYEKALEMRQKLLQKDPENVAYQSYIGTTLNNLGTLLSEMGHVEEAKQRYEKALEMRQELLQKDPKNVAYQSDVAMTINNLGALLSDMGRIEEAKQKYEKALEMRQKLLQKDPENVAYQSYVGTAFNNLAGIYKDMGKYEEAMNLYHKSLNIREKLLGPGHSDVANTLNNIAVLYRETGRYEQALETFNRALEILKNIYGSENTDYGSEHPDVANTLNNIAVLYGETGRYEQALETFNQALEILENIYGTEHPDVAITLNNMAILNREMRRYKEALKMFNRALKILESVYGSGHPYIQKIQRNIISINKNTGR, from the coding sequence ATGGATAATGATGTGATAGAAGAACTGCGGGAAATTGTACTTGAATCTCTGCAATCTGAAGAAGGAAATTTAAACAAAGCAGTTGACCTTGCAATAAACTTCTCAAGAGAAAATTCGATTTCTTTCGATCAGCTATTAGATCTGAGCACTCTTTGTGAGTCGGAAGGATCCTATGAATTGGTATATATATTTGCAAAGACCGCTGCAAGCTTATCAACGGGACCTGAAAAAGCAGTTGCTCATTATAATGCGGGAACTGCTTCTTACTTTTTGAACCTACCTATGGAAGCAGAAGAACAGTATAAGCTTGCTCTGGAAGCAGACCCCAATGATGCAAGTACACACTCAAATTATGGAATTCTCCTGAAACAAATGGGGAGCTTTGGGGATGCAGAGAAACAATATAAACTTGCTCTGGAAGCAGACCCCAGCCATGTCAGCACACATTCTAATTACGGAAATCTACTTTCAGATATGGGATGCCATGAGGAAGCAGAAGAACAGTATAAACTTGCTCTTGAAGCAGATTCAAAACATGTAAACACACACTCAAATTACGGAAATCTCCTCCAAAAAATGGGGCGACGCGATGAAGCAGAAGAACAGTATAAGCTTGCTCTTAAAGCAGATCCCAATCATCTCAACACGCATTCTAATTACGGAAATCTTCTTATGGATATGGGAAGCCTTGAGGAGGCAGAAGAACAGTATAAACTTGTTCTAAAAGCAGACCCCAAAAATGTAAACACACGTTCAAATTACGGAAATCTACTTTCAGATATGGGAAGCCTTGAGGAAGCAGAAGTACAGTATAAACTTGTTCTGGAAGCAGACCCCAAAAATGTAAACACACGCTCAAATTACGGAAATCTACTTTTAGATATGGAACGCCTTGAGGAAGCAGAAGAACAGTATAAACTTGCTCTCGAAGCAGACCCCAAAAATGTCAACACACACTCAAATTACGGGAATCTACTTTCAGATGTGGGACGCCTTGAGGAAGCAGAAGAACAGTATAAACTTGCTCTTGAAGCAGATCCAAAACATGTAAACACACACTCAAATTATGGAATTCTTCTCCAAAAAATGGGGCGCATTGAAGAGTCGAAACAAAGATACGAAAAAGCACTCGAAATGAGGCAAAAACTCTTCAATAAAGACCCCGAAAATGTAGCCTATCAGTCAGATGTAGCAATGACACTGAACAATTTAGGTGCCTTGCTTTCTGATATGGGGCACATTGAAGAGGCAAAACAAAAGTACGAAAAAGCACTCGAAATGAGGCAAAAACTCCTCCAAAAAGACCCCGAAAACGTAGCTTATCAATCTTACATAGGAACGACGCTCAACAATTTAGGTACCTTACTTTCCGAGATGGGGCACGTTGAAGAGGCGAAACAAAGGTACGAAAAAGCACTCGAAATGAGGCAAGAACTTCTCCAAAAAGACCCCAAAAACGTAGCCTATCAGTCAGATGTAGCAATGACGATCAACAATTTAGGTGCCTTGCTTTCTGATATGGGGCGCATTGAAGAGGCAAAACAAAAGTACGAAAAAGCACTCGAAATGAGGCAAAAACTTCTCCAAAAAGACCCCGAAAACGTAGCTTATCAATCATACGTAGGGACTGCGTTCAACAACCTGGCAGGAATCTACAAAGATATGGGAAAATATGAAGAGGCAATGAACCTGTATCATAAATCTCTTAATATCCGTGAAAAATTGCTGGGGCCAGGACATTCTGATGTTGCAAATACTCTAAACAATATAGCTGTTCTCTACAGAGAAACTGGAAGATATGAACAGGCCCTTGAAACGTTTAATCGTGCACTAGAAATCCTGAAGAATATTTATGGATCAGAGAATACTGATTACGGATCAGAGCATCCTGATGTTGCAAATACTCTAAACAATATAGCTGTTCTCTACGGAGAAACTGGAAGATATGAACAGGCTCTTGAAACGTTTAATCAGGCACTAGAAATCCTGGAGAATATTTACGGAACAGAGCATCCTGATGTTGCAATTACTCTAAACAACATGGCTATTCTCAATAGGGAAATGAGAAGATATAAAGAAGCTCTCAAAATGTTTAATCGTGCACTCAAAATCCTGGAGAGTGTTTATGGATCAGGCCACCCTTATATTCAAAAAATTCAAAGAAATATAATTAGCATTAACAAAAATACTGGTAGATAA
- the eif1A gene encoding translation initiation factor eIF-1A, translating into MRKRKAGTRSSVPATQEVTRVRTPRRENHEVLATVSSLLGSKRVTLQCMDGVVRMGRIPGSKNKKMWIHEGDVVIVAPWDIQDSKADVIWKYTRPQVEWLERKGYLK; encoded by the coding sequence ATAAGAAAAAGAAAAGCAGGGACTAGAAGCTCAGTGCCCGCTACTCAGGAAGTAACAAGAGTACGCACACCACGTAGGGAAAATCACGAAGTTCTGGCAACAGTATCAAGTTTACTTGGTTCAAAAAGAGTCACATTGCAATGTATGGACGGTGTCGTCCGAATGGGCCGGATTCCTGGATCCAAAAATAAGAAAATGTGGATCCATGAGGGAGATGTAGTAATCGTCGCTCCGTGGGATATTCAGGATTCTAAAGCCGATGTGATCTGGAAGTACACAAGGCCCCAGGTTGAGTGGCTCGAGAGAAAAGGGTACCTCAAATAA
- a CDS encoding DUF5996 family protein codes for MVNTSFTRDIQFPPLPLEEWEGTKNTLHLFLQIVGKVRLALFPKMNHWWHVPFYVSVRGLTTGPIPYEDMTFEMEFNFRDKEHVLRIETSEGDLKTVPLKRLSVAVFYDRVFSSLGELGIMVGIRPVPYDIPEVSTEPFPSDYQHTAYDEEYVNRFWRILVQVWSIFQVFRGWFIGKSSPVHFFWHHADLALTLFSGRPAPVKEGANSVELEASSHEIISFGFWAGDQQVREPAFYAYMHPQPAGFMNEPLSPKEAFWSHQAGLALLRYEDVRNAADSPEKAVLDFLESVYQAGTKKANWDIEALRLPSSEKQLKEQAQKQHKEYADILEKLERPDI; via the coding sequence ATGGTAAACACTAGCTTTACGCGGGATATTCAATTCCCGCCTTTGCCGCTTGAAGAATGGGAAGGTACGAAGAATACGCTGCATCTGTTCCTGCAAATTGTTGGGAAGGTCAGGCTTGCGTTGTTTCCGAAAATGAACCACTGGTGGCATGTGCCGTTTTATGTTTCAGTGCGTGGACTCACTACCGGACCTATTCCTTATGAGGACATGACTTTTGAGATGGAATTTAATTTTCGGGACAAGGAGCATGTTTTAAGGATTGAGACCAGTGAAGGGGACTTGAAAACCGTGCCTTTAAAAAGGCTTTCGGTTGCCGTTTTTTATGACAGAGTGTTTTCAAGTTTGGGCGAGCTTGGGATTATGGTGGGCATCAGGCCTGTGCCGTATGATATCCCTGAGGTAAGTACCGAACCTTTTCCATCCGATTACCAGCATACTGCCTATGACGAAGAATACGTGAACCGTTTCTGGAGAATCCTTGTGCAGGTCTGGTCTATCTTTCAGGTTTTCAGGGGCTGGTTTATAGGAAAAAGTTCGCCTGTGCACTTTTTCTGGCATCACGCTGACCTTGCCCTGACTCTATTTTCAGGCAGGCCTGCGCCTGTCAAGGAAGGAGCAAATTCTGTAGAACTTGAGGCTTCCTCACATGAAATTATCAGCTTCGGGTTCTGGGCTGGAGACCAGCAGGTAAGGGAACCGGCTTTTTATGCTTATATGCACCCGCAGCCAGCGGGCTTCATGAATGAGCCGCTAAGCCCAAAAGAAGCTTTCTGGAGCCATCAGGCCGGGCTTGCGCTTCTAAGGTATGAAGATGTCCGAAATGCAGCAGATTCACCGGAAAAAGCGGTTCTAGATTTTCTTGAGAGCGTGTACCAAGCAGGAACAAAGAAGGCAAACTGGGATATTGAGGCTCTCAGGCTTCCATCATCCGAAAAGCAACTTAAGGAGCAAGCTCAAAAGCAACACAAAGAATATGCGGATATACTGGAAAAGCTGGAAAGGCCGGATATCTGA
- a CDS encoding CxxC-x17-CxxC domain-containing protein, translating into MAFNDRGNSFRGRDSNRGGFGAPREMYNAICSDCGAETQVPFKPDPDRPVYCRDCLPNHRKPRENRY; encoded by the coding sequence ATGGCTTTTAATGACAGAGGAAATTCCTTCAGGGGAAGAGACAGCAACCGTGGAGGTTTTGGAGCTCCCAGGGAAATGTACAATGCAATCTGTTCTGACTGCGGTGCTGAAACTCAGGTACCTTTCAAGCCTGACCCTGACAGACCAGTCTACTGCAGAGATTGTCTTCCTAACCACAGGAAACCCAGAGAAAACAGATATTAA
- the eif1A gene encoding translation initiation factor eIF-1A produces MRHRNSGSRKSVSGDTHEVTRVRTPQKDRNEVLATVLNLLGSKRVTLQCMDGVVRMGRIPGSKKKRMWIREGDIVIANPWEIQDSKADVTWKYTRPQVEWLERKGYLN; encoded by the coding sequence ATCAGACACCGAAATTCAGGATCAAGAAAATCGGTTTCAGGAGATACTCATGAAGTAACAAGGGTACGCACTCCTCAAAAGGACAGAAACGAAGTCCTGGCAACAGTACTAAATTTACTTGGTTCTAAAAGAGTCACACTACAGTGTATGGACGGTGTGGTTCGAATGGGACGAATTCCTGGGTCCAAAAAAAAGAGAATGTGGATTCGCGAAGGCGATATAGTCATAGCGAACCCATGGGAAATTCAGGACTCCAAAGCCGACGTTACCTGGAAATATACAAGGCCACAGGTCGAATGGCTTGAAAGAAAAGGATACCTTAATTGA
- a CDS encoding CxxC-x17-CxxC domain-containing protein, translated as MGFNDRGNSYRGGNRNSGRGGFRGGNSGPREMHKVICSDCGVETEVPFKPTEGRPVYCRDCLPNHRKF; from the coding sequence ATGGGTTTTAATGACAGAGGAAATTCCTACCGTGGTGGCAACCGAAATAGCGGTCGCGGTGGTTTCAGGGGTGGCAACAGCGGTCCCAGAGAAATGCACAAGGTTATCTGTTCTGACTGTGGGGTTGAGACTGAGGTTCCATTTAAACCGACCGAAGGGCGGCCGGTTTATTGCAGGGATTGCCTTCCTAACCACAGGAAGTTTTAA
- a CDS encoding acetolactate synthase large subunit, producing MKASDLFVAQLEEEGVEYIFGLPGEENLDLLESLRTSRIKLIVTRHEQAAAFMAATYGRLTGKPGVCFSTLGPGATNLVTGVAQAQLIGAPFISISGQKALIDNWQARFQLVNAIRMMEPLCKKAVSITDPGMIPTVLRNAFKHAEADKPGAIHIELPEDVAEEETEATVQKRSEIKIPYPDPEAVKRASIMICGAKNPLIIVSSGANRKAITEELENFVENTGIYLVHTQMGKGVVPDDCSYSLFATGIHARDYVNCGIDGADLIITIGYDIVEYPPYLWNSTLDKQIINIDFVESVPDRYFNPTVEVIGDIASSIRELAASIPEKREFPIFEHTRNFIKEKINGAARKSYPPIPQAVVQSVRKVLGREDIITLDNGIYKLWFARLYKTYAPNTVLLDNALATMGAGLPSGITAKLLHPERRVLAICGDGGFMMNCQELETAIRYEIPVVVLILNDNGFGFIKWKQKKMHFENFGLNYGNPDFSLFARSFGAVGIRIKEDDDLAEVLEKAFSLNKVAVIECPIDYSVNYETFSIELGKLTCKF from the coding sequence ATGAAAGCTTCGGATCTTTTTGTTGCCCAGCTTGAAGAAGAAGGCGTTGAATATATATTCGGACTGCCAGGCGAAGAAAACCTTGACCTGCTTGAGTCACTGAGGACCTCCAGAATCAAACTGATCGTAACAAGACACGAACAAGCTGCGGCTTTTATGGCTGCAACTTATGGGAGGCTAACCGGAAAGCCAGGAGTCTGCTTTTCAACACTTGGACCCGGAGCCACAAATCTTGTTACAGGCGTTGCCCAGGCACAGCTTATAGGAGCGCCTTTTATTTCCATATCCGGACAGAAAGCCCTAATTGACAACTGGCAGGCCCGCTTCCAGCTTGTAAACGCTATCAGAATGATGGAGCCTCTCTGCAAAAAGGCTGTATCCATTACCGATCCTGGAATGATCCCTACGGTGCTCCGTAATGCCTTCAAGCATGCTGAAGCTGATAAGCCAGGAGCTATACACATCGAGCTTCCTGAAGACGTAGCTGAAGAAGAAACTGAGGCGACGGTGCAGAAGCGAAGCGAAATTAAAATTCCTTACCCTGATCCCGAGGCTGTAAAAAGAGCCTCAATTATGATCTGTGGGGCTAAAAATCCTCTGATCATAGTTTCCTCAGGAGCAAACCGAAAAGCTATTACTGAGGAGCTCGAAAATTTTGTCGAGAATACAGGCATCTACCTAGTGCATACCCAGATGGGGAAAGGAGTCGTTCCTGATGACTGCAGCTACAGTCTCTTTGCCACAGGAATTCATGCAAGGGATTATGTTAACTGTGGAATTGACGGGGCTGACCTTATTATCACTATTGGGTATGATATAGTTGAATATCCTCCTTACCTGTGGAACAGTACACTGGACAAACAGATCATAAATATTGATTTTGTGGAATCCGTGCCTGATAGATACTTTAACCCCACAGTAGAAGTCATCGGGGATATTGCCTCTTCAATCCGGGAACTTGCTGCAAGTATTCCGGAAAAACGGGAATTTCCGATCTTTGAACACACCAGGAATTTCATTAAGGAAAAAATAAATGGTGCTGCCAGGAAAAGCTATCCTCCCATCCCACAGGCTGTAGTTCAGAGTGTCAGAAAGGTGCTGGGGAGAGAAGACATAATCACACTGGATAATGGGATTTATAAACTCTGGTTCGCTCGCCTTTACAAGACCTATGCCCCCAATACCGTGCTCCTTGACAATGCCCTTGCAACCATGGGTGCAGGTCTCCCTTCAGGGATTACCGCAAAACTACTTCATCCGGAGCGCCGCGTGCTTGCAATCTGTGGGGATGGGGGTTTTATGATGAACTGCCAGGAACTTGAGACCGCAATCCGCTATGAAATCCCTGTTGTTGTCCTTATCCTCAATGACAATGGTTTCGGCTTTATTAAGTGGAAACAGAAAAAGATGCATTTTGAGAATTTCGGGCTGAACTATGGAAATCCTGATTTTTCTCTCTTTGCCAGGAGCTTTGGGGCTGTGGGTATCAGGATCAAGGAAGACGATGACCTTGCAGAAGTTCTGGAGAAAGCTTTCTCCCTGAATAAGGTGGCAGTTATTGAGTGCCCGATTGACTATTCCGTAAACTATGAAACTTTCTCGATAGAATTGGGAAAGCTGACATGTAAGTTCTGA
- a CDS encoding NAD-dependent succinate-semialdehyde dehydrogenase, translating into MKIKSVNPYTEEVNWTYDSFSFEECESRIENSRAAFSGWSSLSVEERTKYFSRAGKVIRQNAEIYAEIITKEMGKPIRQSRGEIEKCACLCDYYAENAAEFLKDEVVDIGAEKSYVTFEPLGLIFGMMPWSFPFWHVFRFAVPAMCAGNVCVIKHSSNMPASALEIEKIFLEAGFPENVFNTLLIDSKTAMEIIEEELVDGISLSGNIDAGSEIGELAGSLVKPLVLELGGSDPFIVLENADLERAVQVAAKSSFLNTGQSHIAAKRFIVLEDIAVDFIEAFELEIQKLKIGDPMDEETDIGPLAKKEFLDSLERVLKDAKKKGAEPHVYGEEQSKGFFFRPTLIPAASTDMKVCNVEVFGPIVPVITVKDEDEAVKVANSTEFGLGAEIWSRDLERAQRLAKSIKSGFVVINGMVKPDPRLPFGGVKKSGIGRELSHYGLKEFVNIKTVVVNK; encoded by the coding sequence ATGAAAATAAAATCCGTTAATCCTTACACTGAAGAAGTAAACTGGACATATGATTCGTTTTCTTTCGAAGAATGTGAGTCCAGGATTGAAAATTCCAGGGCTGCCTTTTCCGGGTGGAGTTCGTTATCTGTTGAGGAAAGAACAAAATACTTTTCAAGGGCTGGGAAGGTCATCAGGCAGAATGCCGAAATTTATGCCGAAATTATTACGAAAGAGATGGGAAAACCTATCAGACAGTCAAGAGGCGAGATTGAAAAATGCGCCTGCCTCTGTGATTATTACGCAGAAAACGCGGCAGAGTTTCTGAAAGACGAAGTTGTGGATATCGGAGCTGAAAAAAGTTACGTAACCTTTGAGCCTCTTGGATTAATTTTCGGGATGATGCCCTGGAGTTTCCCGTTCTGGCATGTTTTCAGGTTTGCGGTGCCTGCAATGTGTGCAGGAAATGTGTGCGTAATCAAGCATTCTTCGAATATGCCTGCTTCGGCGCTGGAAATTGAAAAAATATTTCTTGAGGCCGGATTTCCTGAAAATGTTTTCAATACCCTGTTAATTGACTCAAAAACTGCAATGGAAATTATTGAAGAAGAACTGGTCGATGGGATTTCACTCTCTGGCAACATAGACGCAGGCTCGGAGATAGGGGAACTTGCAGGAAGCCTGGTAAAACCTCTTGTACTTGAACTGGGAGGTTCGGACCCTTTCATAGTACTAGAAAACGCTGATCTCGAGAGAGCTGTGCAGGTTGCTGCAAAGTCCAGTTTTCTGAATACCGGGCAGAGCCATATTGCTGCCAAGCGATTTATTGTCTTGGAAGATATTGCTGTGGACTTTATTGAGGCATTTGAGCTTGAAATTCAGAAACTGAAAATCGGGGACCCTATGGATGAAGAAACCGATATTGGACCTCTTGCAAAGAAAGAATTTCTCGATAGTCTTGAAAGAGTCCTGAAAGACGCAAAAAAGAAAGGTGCAGAACCCCACGTTTACGGAGAGGAACAGAGTAAGGGTTTTTTCTTCAGACCGACCCTCATTCCTGCAGCCAGTACCGATATGAAGGTTTGCAATGTAGAGGTTTTCGGGCCCATTGTCCCGGTGATCACGGTAAAAGACGAAGATGAGGCAGTCAAAGTTGCAAACTCCACCGAGTTCGGACTTGGAGCTGAAATATGGTCCAGAGACCTTGAAAGAGCTCAGAGACTGGCAAAAAGCATAAAATCCGGATTTGTGGTCATTAATGGAATGGTTAAACCAGATCCGAGGCTGCCTTTTGGAGGAGTAAAAAAATCAGGAATCGGACGAGAGCTTTCTCATTATGGGCTCAAGGAATTTGTGAACATAAAAACGGTTGTGGTCAACAAGTGA